One window of the Diospyros lotus cultivar Yz01 chromosome 12, ASM1463336v1, whole genome shotgun sequence genome contains the following:
- the LOC127787098 gene encoding uncharacterized protein LOC127787098: MVDHHTVCCMCGDIGFPDKLFRCTKCRHRFQHSYCSNYYGESSQQIGLCDWCQSEDRSSTSSRNDSSSRKLLVNDGGATGRSEYSGDKIKQQHDPVDAADKGKNPAGAPSPRPTPRRYKLLKDVMY, encoded by the exons ATGGTGGATCATCATACTGTTTGCTGTATGTGCGGTGATATAGGCTTTCCCGACAAGCTTTTCCGCTGCACCAAGTGCCGCCACCGCTTCCAACACTC GTACTGCAGCAACTACTACGGCGAATCGTCGCAGCAAATTGGGCTCTGCGATTGGTGCCAAAGTGAAGATAGAAGCAGTACTTCTTCAAGGAACGACAGTTCTTCAAGGAAGTTATTGGTCAATGACGGCGGCGCCACCGGCAGATCCGAGTACTCCGGCGACAAAATCAAGCAGCAGCATGACCCTGTAGACGCCGCCGATAAGGGGAAGAATCCAGCCGGCGCGCCGTCTCCGAGGCCCACTCCCCGGCGGTACAAGCTCCTCAAGGATGTCATGTATTAG